One Pectobacterium colocasium DNA segment encodes these proteins:
- the mltF gene encoding membrane-bound lytic murein transglycosylase MltF: protein MTYKKTAVTDRQAARPPRDNYLKPLKLNYFFIGIITLLLALALWPSIPWRSSQDAQLRQILSRGELRISTVNSPLTYALSNGSPTGLDYELAKRFADYLGVKLVVSSRKNLDELFDDLDGDDADLLAAGLIYNHERLERFRAGPTYYSISQQIVYRLGSPRPKTLDKLQGRLVVTSGSAHAATLRDLKAEKYPQLNWESASDQSTQELLKQVADGRLDYTLGDSVTIGLMQRIHPQLAVAFDLSDEEPVTWYMRRSHDDSLSAALLDFFSQIVEDGTLARLEEKYLGHVGEFDYVDTTTFLSAIDDTLPDLRPLFEKYATDIDWKLLAAISYQESHWNPLATSPTGVRGLMMLTRNTAESLNVTDRVDPEQSIRGGAQYMSHMMQKMPDTIPEDEKIWFALASYNMGYAHLLDARKLTEKQKGNPDSWVDVKMRLPMLSQKRYYTQTTYGYARGHEAYNYVENIRRYMVSLEGYLIEKEAKAQQQTQIAQGYPAVPINKVPE from the coding sequence ATGACGTATAAAAAAACTGCCGTTACAGACAGACAGGCCGCACGGCCGCCGAGAGATAACTATTTGAAGCCTTTAAAATTAAATTATTTTTTCATCGGGATTATCACGTTACTGCTGGCGTTAGCGCTATGGCCTAGCATTCCCTGGCGCAGTAGCCAGGATGCTCAGCTCAGGCAGATCCTCTCACGCGGTGAGTTGCGTATCAGCACCGTTAATTCACCGCTGACTTATGCATTGAGCAACGGATCCCCGACAGGTCTGGATTATGAACTGGCAAAACGTTTCGCTGATTACCTCGGCGTCAAGCTGGTGGTGTCGTCACGTAAGAACCTTGACGAACTGTTTGACGATCTGGACGGTGATGACGCCGATCTGCTAGCTGCCGGGCTGATTTATAATCATGAGCGTCTGGAACGCTTCCGTGCTGGCCCAACCTACTATTCCATTTCACAGCAAATAGTCTATCGCCTCGGCTCGCCCCGTCCAAAAACGCTGGATAAACTGCAAGGCCGGCTCGTCGTTACATCCGGTTCCGCGCACGCGGCAACCCTACGCGATCTAAAAGCAGAGAAGTACCCGCAGTTGAACTGGGAATCCGCCTCGGACCAGAGCACGCAGGAATTATTGAAGCAGGTAGCTGACGGCAGGCTGGACTACACGCTGGGTGATTCGGTCACGATTGGCTTGATGCAACGCATTCACCCGCAGCTCGCCGTCGCCTTCGATCTCAGCGACGAAGAACCCGTCACCTGGTATATGCGCCGTTCGCACGATGATAGCCTGTCTGCCGCGCTGCTGGACTTCTTCAGCCAGATTGTCGAAGACGGCACGCTTGCGCGTCTGGAGGAGAAATATCTCGGTCACGTGGGCGAATTTGACTATGTCGATACCACCACATTCCTGAGTGCAATTGATGACACACTGCCGGACCTACGCCCGCTGTTTGAAAAATACGCCACCGATATCGACTGGAAGCTGCTGGCCGCCATCTCCTATCAGGAATCACACTGGAACCCGCTGGCGACGTCACCGACCGGCGTACGCGGGCTAATGATGCTCACACGCAACACCGCAGAAAGCCTGAACGTCACCGATCGCGTCGATCCTGAACAAAGTATTCGCGGTGGCGCGCAGTATATGTCACACATGATGCAGAAAATGCCGGACACCATCCCAGAGGATGAAAAAATCTGGTTTGCGCTGGCGTCCTACAATATGGGGTACGCCCATCTGCTTGACGCGCGTAAATTGACGGAAAAACAGAAAGGTAACCCCGACAGTTGGGTCGATGTGAAAATGCGCCTGCCGATGCTAAGTCAAAAGCGCTATTACACGCAAACCACCTACGGCTACGCGCGCGGACACGAAGCCTATAACTACGTGGAAAACATTCGGCGCTATATGGTGAGTCTGGAAGGTTACCTGATAGAAAAAGAAGCGAAAGCGCAGCAACAGACCCAGATCGCACAAGGCTACCCTGCCGTTCCTATCAATAAGGTGCCGGAATAA